A single Desulfomonilaceae bacterium DNA region contains:
- a CDS encoding PaaI family thioesterase, which translates to MSLPTETVKGLIEKKVAFLERMKLQALELAPGQVKLFTPLKGNENHIGGVYAGAIFTLAEIPGGALFYTSFDETKFYPVVKEMTIHFLKPANTDLSIEILLSEEEIGRITVEAEKKGKSEFILSGEIKDIDGQVVALSRGVYQIRSMETLPKVCPKTEK; encoded by the coding sequence ATGAGCCTGCCAACTGAAACAGTAAAGGGGTTGATTGAGAAAAAAGTGGCCTTCCTGGAACGCATGAAGCTTCAGGCGCTAGAATTGGCTCCAGGACAGGTAAAATTATTCACGCCTTTGAAAGGGAATGAAAATCACATTGGTGGAGTATACGCCGGGGCAATATTTACGTTAGCCGAGATTCCCGGTGGCGCATTGTTTTACACCAGTTTTGATGAAACTAAATTTTACCCTGTTGTGAAAGAAATGACGATCCATTTTTTGAAGCCCGCAAACACGGATTTGTCTATTGAAATTTTACTTTCAGAAGAGGAAATAGGGCGTATCACAGTCGAAGCCGAAAAGAAGGGAAAGAGTGAGTTTATACTCTCAGGAGAAATCAAGGATATTGATGGCCAAGTGGTGGCTCTCAGTAGAGGGGTTTACCAAATACGATCTATGGAGACATTGCCGAAGGTCTGTCCCAAAACAGAAAAATGA
- a CDS encoding CaiB/BaiF CoA-transferase family protein, whose protein sequence is MSQALSGLKVLDLTMNLPGPYMTWLLALLGAEVVKVENPSGGDYSRALLGDGQSSPFFAAVNRNKKSVGLNLKHPEGKRLFLKLLNHYDVLVEGFRPETMERLDLGFDVLSAINPRLIYVSISGYGQSGPNKMRAGHDLNYLALAGIIGMTGSRNGELAMPGVQIADLAGGSLMGLTGLLAAIIQRDRTGKGQFVDVSMYDGAFSMATMVFAGVEAGMEFPEPGKMMLNGRFPCYGLYKTSDGRYMSLGALESKFWKNFCMAVGREDLLDGQFGGPEVVTELARLFASKTQDEWTESMVTADACCEPVLNLNEAADSPLTQARFMVNRDPEGKRSLGFPLKLSESEPPTDEPAPSLGQHTREILAGLGITEKELQSLSYDGVI, encoded by the coding sequence ATGTCCCAAGCGCTATCCGGACTTAAGGTTCTTGATTTGACCATGAATTTGCCTGGGCCTTATATGACATGGCTCTTGGCGCTTTTAGGCGCTGAGGTGGTCAAGGTTGAAAATCCTTCAGGTGGAGATTACAGCAGAGCCCTCTTGGGGGATGGGCAGAGTTCTCCTTTTTTCGCCGCAGTAAACAGAAACAAGAAAAGCGTAGGTCTGAATCTGAAGCACCCCGAAGGTAAGAGACTTTTCCTGAAACTTCTGAACCATTATGATGTTCTTGTGGAAGGATTTAGACCAGAAACAATGGAACGACTCGATCTGGGTTTTGATGTTCTATCCGCCATCAATCCCCGCCTTATTTATGTTTCAATTAGTGGCTATGGGCAGTCGGGGCCAAACAAGATGAGGGCTGGTCACGATCTTAATTACCTGGCGCTAGCAGGAATAATAGGCATGACGGGCTCTCGCAATGGAGAACTCGCAATGCCCGGGGTCCAGATCGCTGACTTGGCTGGCGGCAGTCTCATGGGTCTGACTGGATTGCTTGCCGCCATAATCCAACGGGATCGGACGGGAAAAGGCCAATTCGTGGATGTCTCCATGTATGATGGGGCCTTTTCAATGGCGACAATGGTTTTTGCTGGGGTAGAAGCCGGCATGGAGTTTCCTGAACCGGGAAAGATGATGCTGAATGGCCGTTTCCCCTGCTACGGCCTTTACAAGACGTCAGACGGTCGTTACATGTCATTGGGGGCGTTGGAGTCCAAGTTCTGGAAAAATTTCTGCATGGCTGTCGGCAGGGAAGATTTGCTTGATGGTCAATTCGGAGGTCCTGAAGTTGTAACTGAACTTGCCAGACTGTTCGCTTCAAAGACACAAGATGAATGGACTGAGTCTATGGTTACTGCCGATGCGTGCTGCGAACCGGTTTTGAATCTTAACGAAGCAGCGGATTCTCCTCTGACACAGGCGAGATTCATGGTAAACCGCGATCCTGAAGGTAAGAGATCTCTGGGGTTCCCGTTGAAGCTCTCTGAAAGCGAACCACCCACAGATGAACCGGCCCCGTCTCTTGGGCAACACACCAGGGAGATCCTTGCTGGGCTTGGAATTACTGAAAAAGAACTCCAATCTCTATCCTATGACGGGGTCATATAG
- a CDS encoding thiolase family protein produces the protein MQDAFIVSAVRTAVGKKNGSLSQYRPDELLGIVLREVIDRVDVDPAEIEDVLGGTVTQVGEQGFTLPRMGVLAAGFPDDTPGVAINRQCGSSLTALSFAAAEIIAGWRDCVIACGCEVMSKYSIAAEWLNLTLSNGKPAGMPFGSAYLNRTGGKFVDQGQAAELIAKKWGIQKEELDSFAMRSHQRAHRAETEGRFDREIVPVKIRSADGTERVFAKDETIRPETSLEILANLKPVFGTKMMTAGNSSPISDGASAVLLMSSRKVKELGLKPRARIVTSAVAGADPVMMLTGPIPATKKVMKLSGLAMKDFDRIEINEAFAAVPLAWGKEYDPDWGKVNSNGGAIALGHPVGNSGCRLVVTCLHELERIDGHYGLITLCTGGGMAPAVVIEKV, from the coding sequence ATGCAGGACGCATTCATAGTTAGCGCTGTAAGAACCGCTGTAGGAAAGAAGAACGGCAGCCTATCACAATATCGTCCGGATGAGTTGCTTGGAATTGTCCTGAGAGAAGTCATAGACCGTGTAGACGTGGATCCGGCTGAAATCGAGGATGTTCTGGGGGGAACAGTGACTCAGGTGGGAGAGCAGGGATTCACCCTGCCTCGCATGGGTGTTTTGGCCGCTGGTTTTCCTGATGACACTCCTGGAGTCGCAATCAACAGACAATGTGGATCCAGTCTCACGGCATTGAGTTTCGCAGCGGCTGAGATTATCGCAGGGTGGCGAGACTGCGTTATAGCCTGTGGCTGCGAGGTCATGAGCAAATACTCTATTGCAGCCGAGTGGCTCAATCTTACTCTTTCCAATGGTAAACCCGCCGGTATGCCATTTGGCTCTGCTTATTTGAATCGAACGGGTGGCAAATTCGTAGATCAGGGTCAGGCTGCCGAACTCATCGCCAAAAAATGGGGCATTCAAAAGGAGGAACTGGACTCCTTCGCTATGCGAAGCCATCAGCGTGCGCACAGAGCGGAGACCGAGGGGCGGTTTGACCGAGAGATAGTACCAGTAAAGATCCGGAGCGCAGACGGTACGGAGAGGGTTTTTGCAAAAGACGAAACGATAAGACCTGAAACTTCGCTGGAGATTCTGGCGAATTTAAAACCTGTGTTCGGAACAAAAATGATGACAGCGGGCAATTCCAGTCCCATCAGTGACGGGGCCTCGGCCGTGCTGTTGATGTCGTCAAGAAAAGTCAAGGAACTCGGTTTGAAGCCCAGAGCCAGAATTGTTACATCCGCTGTGGCGGGGGCAGATCCCGTCATGATGTTGACAGGTCCAATTCCAGCCACGAAGAAAGTAATGAAATTGTCGGGACTTGCCATGAAGGATTTCGACAGGATAGAGATTAACGAAGCCTTCGCTGCAGTGCCTCTGGCTTGGGGAAAAGAGTATGATCCCGATTGGGGAAAAGTGAACTCTAACGGTGGGGCTATTGCGCTAGGGCATCCCGTTGGAAACTCCGGTTGCCGTCTGGTAGTAACATGTTTGCACGAACTTGAAAGGATCGATGGTCATTATGGCTTGATCACTCTTTGCACCGGGGGTGGCATGGCTCCCGCTGTTGTGATCGAAAAAGTCTAA
- a CDS encoding acyl-CoA dehydrogenase family protein has protein sequence MEIISYTEDHRIFRDSTRKFFAREVTPYVDEWEEAGIVPRSIWKKMGDNGFLCMQVPEEYGGLGVDFFYSVILMEELGRTNHFGLAAFLHSDIVVPYITSFASEELKHKYLPGCISGDIITAVAMTEPNAGSDLAGMRTTAVDDGDNVIINGQKTFTSNGILCDLVVLAVKDPAVEAPHKAVDLYLVEAGTPGFEKGKKIKKIGWHSQDTAELFFNDCRVPKSNRLGRKGGGFPMLMDKLQQERLMCCVGAQVIAERTLEATIDYCKQRTAFGKPISKFQNTQFKIVEMATEVKLGRTFLDKLVVDHAEKRNVVVDVSMAKYWITDMAKRVVDGCLQLYGGYGYCEEYPVARAWRDVRVMSIFAGTNEIMKGIAAKFMGL, from the coding sequence ATGGAGATCATATCCTATACGGAAGACCATAGGATTTTTAGGGACTCGACAAGGAAATTTTTTGCCAGGGAAGTCACGCCTTACGTCGATGAATGGGAAGAAGCCGGAATAGTTCCCAGAAGTATATGGAAGAAAATGGGCGATAACGGCTTTCTTTGTATGCAGGTTCCAGAAGAGTATGGAGGATTGGGGGTCGACTTTTTCTATTCCGTGATCCTTATGGAAGAGTTGGGACGGACCAACCATTTTGGGCTTGCCGCTTTTCTTCACAGTGACATCGTGGTTCCCTACATAACGTCTTTCGCTTCCGAGGAGCTAAAACATAAATATCTGCCGGGTTGCATTTCCGGGGACATTATTACAGCGGTGGCAATGACTGAGCCCAATGCCGGAAGTGACCTGGCGGGAATGAGAACCACAGCGGTGGATGATGGCGACAACGTTATCATCAACGGTCAGAAGACTTTCACGAGTAACGGCATTCTATGCGATCTCGTAGTTCTAGCTGTCAAAGATCCCGCGGTGGAAGCTCCTCATAAAGCCGTCGACCTTTACCTGGTGGAGGCTGGAACGCCGGGTTTTGAGAAAGGAAAGAAAATAAAGAAGATTGGATGGCATAGCCAGGATACCGCTGAGCTATTCTTCAATGATTGCAGGGTTCCCAAGAGTAACCGTCTCGGACGGAAAGGCGGCGGATTTCCCATGCTGATGGATAAGCTGCAGCAAGAACGTCTCATGTGCTGTGTTGGCGCCCAGGTGATAGCAGAAAGGACTCTTGAGGCGACCATAGATTACTGCAAGCAGCGGACTGCGTTTGGAAAGCCGATATCTAAATTCCAGAATACTCAGTTCAAGATTGTGGAAATGGCCACCGAAGTTAAATTAGGGAGAACTTTTCTCGACAAACTCGTAGTTGACCATGCGGAAAAAAGGAATGTGGTTGTTGATGTGTCGATGGCAAAGTACTGGATTACGGATATGGCCAAAAGGGTTGTTGATGGCTGCTTACAGCTTTATGGAGGATACGGGTATTGCGAGGAATATCCTGTAGCCCGGGCCTGGCGGGACGTAAGGGTCATGTCCATTTTTGCCGGAACCAACGAGATTATGAAAGGGATAGCCGCCAAATTCATGGGGTTATAG
- a CDS encoding diacylglycerol kinase family protein, protein MNVLIIGNPAAGAGKARQRANSLAKILEHNGHKVEVFLSRKPGDALERASSITPDIERIVIVGGDGSVNETLNGLKDPSKVPILHMGCGTANMLAKELGIPKTALGVARVLETGGAARIDMGIASGRRFLMVASVGFDSFVTKHVKETRSLKMGYLGYIRPIINSFFAYSPTNLTVCVDGKMPVTGQIVMVLKLRCYGGIFVFADDARLDSGLFHIRVFPDGTRPSLFKYFVAGLTRSISRLPEVMSLTGTHVRIEAEHAAPVQLDGDHYGWTPLEMQIFPQLVPVVVPR, encoded by the coding sequence ATGAATGTCCTAATAATAGGCAATCCAGCAGCCGGAGCCGGAAAGGCAAGACAAAGGGCAAACAGTCTGGCCAAGATCCTGGAACATAACGGGCACAAGGTGGAAGTTTTTCTGTCACGGAAACCTGGGGACGCACTGGAACGGGCTTCTTCCATAACCCCTGATATTGAACGGATCGTCATTGTAGGCGGAGACGGCTCAGTTAATGAGACCCTGAATGGACTAAAAGACCCATCCAAGGTTCCTATCCTTCACATGGGTTGCGGCACAGCCAACATGCTTGCAAAAGAACTTGGGATTCCAAAAACCGCTTTAGGTGTCGCTCGGGTATTGGAAACAGGCGGCGCGGCTCGAATTGACATGGGCATTGCTTCAGGCAGAAGGTTCCTAATGGTCGCAAGTGTCGGATTTGACTCTTTCGTCACCAAACATGTTAAGGAAACTCGGAGCCTCAAGATGGGCTATCTCGGATATATTCGTCCGATCATCAACTCTTTTTTCGCCTATTCCCCGACCAACCTTACTGTGTGCGTAGATGGCAAAATGCCAGTGACAGGCCAAATAGTGATGGTACTTAAGCTGCGTTGCTATGGAGGCATTTTTGTCTTTGCCGATGACGCTCGACTTGACTCAGGTCTTTTTCACATCAGAGTATTTCCTGATGGTACCAGACCTTCTCTATTCAAATATTTTGTCGCCGGTCTCACTAGAAGCATTTCACGACTTCCCGAGGTGATGAGTCTTACAGGAACGCATGTAAGGATAGAAGCTGAGCATGCCGCTCCTGTGCAACTTGATGGGGATCATTACGGGTGGACTCCCTTGGAAATGCAAATCTTTCCACAATTGGTCCCCGTGGTTGTTCCTCGATAA
- a CDS encoding TetR/AcrR family transcriptional regulator translates to MAEKEAIDSPFWDFQDKPHPPGKAKIMAALRTLLGEKEFVSITISDIARNAGVTEALIYKYFKDKRDLLHQVLAEYLNFYITGTENEVKAIKGPLNQLRKLIWSHINMYDSNRVFARILLLEVRNYADYFLSDAYQMVKRYTDFLLKVIEEGMAEGSVRRDIPAAAIRQLILGGIEHACLPATIFSRSIDPDKTADNLCAIILDGVTPRFQPAKG, encoded by the coding sequence ATGGCTGAAAAGGAAGCTATTGACAGCCCATTTTGGGATTTTCAGGACAAGCCTCATCCTCCCGGCAAGGCTAAGATCATGGCGGCTTTGCGGACTCTCTTGGGTGAAAAGGAGTTTGTTTCAATTACCATCTCCGATATAGCCAGAAACGCCGGAGTCACCGAGGCTCTGATCTACAAATATTTCAAGGACAAACGGGACCTATTGCATCAGGTGCTGGCGGAATATTTGAATTTTTACATTACAGGGACTGAAAATGAGGTCAAGGCGATTAAGGGACCGCTGAACCAACTCAGAAAGCTAATTTGGTCACACATAAACATGTATGATTCAAATCGGGTCTTTGCACGGATTCTCCTCCTGGAGGTCAGAAATTACGCCGACTATTTTCTGAGTGACGCTTATCAAATGGTAAAGCGGTACACTGATTTCCTGCTTAAAGTCATTGAAGAGGGAATGGCGGAAGGCTCCGTTCGACGAGATATTCCTGCAGCGGCAATCAGACAATTGATACTTGGGGGTATCGAACACGCGTGCCTGCCTGCCACCATTTTCAGCCGTTCAATTGATCCTGATAAAACAGCGGATAATTTATGCGCAATCATTCTTGACGGTGTAACGCCTCGCTTCCAGCCTGCTAAAGGCTAA
- a CDS encoding class I adenylate-forming enzyme family protein: MILASQESIKEYTAKGCWGSKTLLDHFYEHVVKMPDKTAIADPLNKETLLGTTPDHVSYSELSKAVDGMATALFNSGIEKDDIVMVQMPNCWELAMLYLAICKVGAVISPAAMQWRSKDLGYVADLTLAKAIITVESFHGFDHLAMAGEVQQKNPSIKTIFTYQDVRRMMTEKPGPKVSEIPIDGNDIFTICWTSGTEAQPKGCPLSHNNWRCQSSLACGPCIQPGDVQLTAGPLVNMASVGTVFVPWLLQGGTMVLHHPFDPMLLLKQMVTEKINYTLLVPAVVNLILKHPTAAQFDLSSIRAITVGSAPTSIWAMEEFKKKWNVDIGNIWGQNEGTAFVSSVQDIPDVNIRVDQFPNYGAPGSVWSVPVTKFIRTKVVDASGTELTEPDAIGELLYRGPNVIPGYFKRPDLGEKSFDSEGFFRTGDLFQIKGDRYLKFFDRAKDIIIRGGFNVSALDVENALLAHPAIQDVAAVGMSDPDLGERTCVYAVPKEGQSLTLESLVSFLKEAGMAVYKLPERLEVVIAIPRNSVGKILKAELRKDIAARVKAEN; the protein is encoded by the coding sequence ATGATTCTGGCGTCTCAGGAGTCGATAAAAGAGTATACAGCTAAAGGTTGCTGGGGATCTAAGACCCTGCTTGACCACTTCTATGAGCATGTGGTCAAAATGCCCGATAAAACCGCAATTGCCGATCCACTTAACAAGGAGACTCTTCTCGGAACCACTCCGGATCACGTCTCTTACTCCGAACTGTCAAAAGCAGTTGATGGTATGGCTACAGCGCTGTTCAATTCTGGAATCGAAAAGGATGATATAGTCATGGTCCAAATGCCCAATTGCTGGGAATTGGCCATGTTGTACCTCGCGATATGCAAGGTGGGAGCAGTCATATCTCCGGCCGCCATGCAATGGAGATCAAAAGATCTTGGTTACGTCGCGGACTTGACACTAGCCAAAGCCATTATAACCGTTGAATCCTTTCATGGTTTCGATCATCTGGCCATGGCAGGGGAGGTTCAACAGAAAAACCCTTCCATCAAGACCATTTTTACGTACCAGGACGTCCGACGCATGATGACTGAAAAGCCGGGCCCCAAAGTTTCTGAAATACCAATTGATGGCAATGACATCTTCACAATCTGCTGGACATCAGGAACTGAAGCCCAGCCCAAAGGGTGTCCGCTGAGCCACAACAATTGGCGTTGTCAATCCTCTTTGGCATGCGGCCCATGCATACAGCCCGGAGATGTGCAGCTCACGGCCGGTCCGTTGGTGAACATGGCGTCCGTGGGAACTGTGTTTGTGCCGTGGCTTCTTCAAGGTGGAACCATGGTTCTTCATCATCCGTTTGACCCGATGTTGTTGCTTAAACAGATGGTCACGGAAAAGATTAATTATACCTTATTAGTGCCTGCAGTGGTTAACCTTATACTCAAGCATCCTACTGCGGCGCAATTCGATTTAAGTTCCATAAGGGCCATTACCGTTGGGTCAGCTCCAACCTCAATATGGGCCATGGAGGAATTCAAGAAAAAGTGGAATGTTGACATTGGAAATATCTGGGGACAAAACGAGGGAACTGCCTTTGTATCAAGTGTTCAGGACATCCCTGACGTTAATATCAGGGTCGATCAGTTCCCCAATTATGGCGCTCCAGGCAGCGTCTGGTCGGTTCCTGTGACAAAGTTCATCAGAACCAAGGTTGTAGACGCGTCCGGAACGGAGTTGACAGAACCTGACGCAATTGGTGAACTTCTTTATCGTGGCCCCAATGTGATTCCAGGTTATTTTAAGCGACCGGACCTTGGGGAGAAATCTTTCGACTCTGAAGGGTTCTTCCGTACCGGCGATCTTTTTCAAATAAAAGGTGACCGATATCTTAAATTCTTTGACCGGGCCAAGGATATAATAATCAGGGGCGGCTTTAACGTAAGCGCTCTGGATGTTGAGAACGCTCTTCTTGCCCATCCCGCGATCCAGGATGTGGCCGCTGTGGGTATGAGCGATCCGGATCTGGGAGAACGAACCTGCGTATACGCTGTGCCGAAAGAGGGGCAAAGCCTGACCCTGGAAAGCCTGGTGAGCTTTTTAAAAGAAGCTGGGATGGCTGTTTACAAGCTCCCTGAACGCCTGGAAGTTGTAATAGCGATCCCGAGAAATTCAGTAGGCAAGATTTTAAAGGCTGAACTAAGGAAGGACATCGCTGCAAGGGTCAAGGCCGAAAATTAG
- a CDS encoding aminotransferase class V-fold PLP-dependent enzyme codes for MKKPIYLDYNATTPHDPEVIKAMTPFLTNHFGNPSSSHWYGMQTKSAVEKAREQVAFLVNCDPDEIVFTSGGTESNNYAIKGFAFSHQDKGNHIITSQIEHPAIIEVCRFLEGHGFEVTYLPVDSLCMVKISDLYKAITPQTILITIMHANNEVGTIQPIEQISQIAREHGVALHTDAAQSAGKISVDVNGLGVALLSIAGHKLYAPKGVGALYIRTGTHLEKFMHGAGHERGNRAGTENVMEIVGLGKACEIASRDLERNVNHMREMRDKLFSGLMETSGHIQLNGPPEKRLPNTLNVSFKGVNAGELLAEISGTVAASAGSACHSCDQIIISPVLQAMRVLPEWAMGTIRFSVGKFTTTEEIHGATQIVSAALLKIRNDSKGTKRQE; via the coding sequence ATGAAAAAACCAATTTATTTGGATTACAACGCTACCACTCCGCATGACCCTGAAGTGATAAAGGCCATGACTCCATTCCTGACAAATCACTTCGGCAATCCCTCCAGCTCCCATTGGTATGGTATGCAAACAAAAAGCGCTGTTGAGAAAGCGCGTGAGCAAGTGGCGTTTCTGGTCAACTGCGATCCAGATGAGATTGTTTTTACCAGCGGGGGAACGGAATCAAACAATTACGCTATTAAAGGTTTTGCGTTCAGTCATCAGGATAAGGGAAATCATATAATAACTTCTCAGATTGAACATCCTGCAATTATTGAAGTTTGTAGGTTTTTGGAAGGACATGGTTTTGAGGTCACTTATTTGCCTGTTGATTCACTCTGCATGGTGAAGATTTCGGATCTTTATAAGGCCATAACTCCTCAAACCATTCTGATCACTATCATGCACGCAAACAACGAAGTCGGGACAATCCAACCAATCGAGCAGATTTCACAGATTGCCCGGGAACACGGAGTAGCGCTTCATACGGACGCAGCCCAATCAGCCGGAAAAATTTCTGTAGACGTCAATGGGTTGGGGGTGGCTCTCCTTTCCATCGCCGGGCACAAACTCTATGCGCCTAAAGGAGTTGGAGCGCTCTATATCCGAACGGGAACCCACCTTGAAAAATTCATGCACGGAGCTGGCCATGAAAGGGGAAATCGTGCAGGGACCGAAAACGTCATGGAAATAGTGGGGCTTGGAAAAGCGTGCGAGATTGCGTCCAGGGATTTAGAACGGAATGTCAACCATATGCGAGAGATGCGGGATAAGCTCTTCTCAGGGCTAATGGAAACGTCTGGGCACATTCAGCTCAACGGCCCTCCAGAGAAGAGATTGCCTAACACCCTCAATGTAAGTTTCAAAGGAGTCAACGCAGGCGAACTTCTTGCCGAAATTAGTGGAACGGTGGCGGCTTCCGCCGGTTCCGCATGCCATTCCTGCGATCAAATAATTATTTCTCCAGTGCTTCAGGCAATGAGGGTTTTACCGGAATGGGCAATGGGAACAATTAGGTTTTCAGTGGGGAAGTTTACGACCACAGAAGAGATTCATGGGGCGACACAAATTGTTTCAGCCGCTCTCCTCAAAATTCGAAATGACTCAAAAGGAACCAAGCGGCAAGAATAA